One Thermosphaera aggregans DNA segment encodes these proteins:
- a CDS encoding translation initiation factor IF-2 subunit alpha, producing MPIARQELPNVGDYVIGTVVEVFDYGAYVTLDEYNGLKAFLPWSEVASKWVRDIREVVREGQKIVVKVIRVDRRKKEVDVSLKKVADNERKRKLLWWKRYVKACKITEIVAQQVGKKIEDAYREVIWRLEDAYGDPMYAIEEAVSTGPQVLLKAGVPQEWVDALIKEAGKHVKVKEVRVRRILVMRSITPDGVERIRKCLGEVSEVLNGKNVKHEIYVTGSPRYVIDLYSQDYKSAETLMAEVVETLEKCCRSNHIELSIEEEKA from the coding sequence ATGCCGATAGCTAGGCAGGAGTTGCCGAACGTGGGTGATTACGTTATAGGCACAGTGGTAGAGGTTTTTGACTACGGTGCCTACGTAACACTGGACGAGTATAATGGGCTGAAAGCATTCCTCCCGTGGAGCGAGGTTGCTTCGAAATGGGTTAGAGATATCAGGGAGGTTGTGAGGGAGGGGCAGAAGATTGTTGTGAAAGTGATCAGGGTTGATAGGAGGAAGAAGGAGGTAGATGTCTCGCTTAAGAAGGTAGCGGATAATGAGAGGAAGAGGAAGCTTCTATGGTGGAAAAGATATGTGAAGGCTTGCAAGATAACGGAGATTGTCGCCCAGCAGGTTGGAAAGAAGATTGAAGACGCGTACAGGGAGGTTATCTGGCGGCTAGAGGATGCCTACGGGGACCCGATGTACGCTATCGAGGAGGCTGTTTCCACAGGGCCTCAGGTACTGTTGAAAGCGGGGGTTCCGCAGGAATGGGTTGACGCTCTTATAAAGGAGGCAGGGAAGCATGTAAAGGTTAAGGAGGTCAGGGTTAGGAGAATACTGGTCATGCGCTCCATAACTCCTGACGGTGTTGAAAGGATAAGAAAGTGTCTCGGAGAGGTCTCTGAGGTTTTAAACGGGAAAAACGTGAAGCACGAGATATACGTGACCGGCTCCCCAAGATATGTTATAGACCTGTACTCGCAGGATTATAAATCCGCTGAAACCCTCATGGCGGAGGTTGTTGAAACGCTGGAGAAGTGTTGCAGAAGCAATCACATAGAGTTAAGTATTGAGGAGGAGAAGGCTTGA
- a CDS encoding NADH-quinone oxidoreductase subunit B family protein, with translation MSKFLKKSLWVFHLNTGSCNACDIEILDVLTPFHDAERFGVKLVTSPRHADVILLTGPITLEALPKVVNAIEAAPRPRVVIALGSCGVGGGIWHDTYSTIGGIKGLQKILEEKGVKVDAFYYVPGCPIRPEAILYAVAMFKGLVSKKVKSEIKHAE, from the coding sequence GTGAGTAAGTTTTTAAAGAAAAGCCTCTGGGTTTTCCACCTCAACACAGGAAGCTGCAACGCTTGTGATATTGAAATACTCGACGTTCTAACACCCTTTCACGATGCTGAGAGATTCGGGGTGAAGCTTGTAACCTCACCCAGGCATGCTGACGTCATACTTCTAACAGGTCCGATAACGCTTGAAGCTCTCCCGAAAGTAGTCAACGCGATAGAGGCTGCTCCAAGACCCAGGGTTGTAATAGCGCTCGGCTCTTGCGGAGTAGGGGGAGGTATCTGGCATGATACTTATTCAACGATAGGAGGGATTAAAGGGCTTCAGAAAATCCTCGAGGAGAAGGGTGTTAAGGTTGACGCTTTCTACTATGTTCCAGGATGCCCTATAAGGCCTGAAGCCATACTGTACGCTGTTGCAATGTTCAAGGGCCTTGTATCGAAGAAGGTTAAGAGCGAGATCAAGCATGCAGAGTGA
- a CDS encoding DMT family transporter has translation MLPMIYGLIAGVLWGFNPVVIKKYGEGLDTVTVNGVRAFYAFLLTLIITFTISPTYQADFTGLLIIFLSALSGPFLGDIFYVKAIRGIGGGNAITIGYMYVFVAEFISILILGETPDYHILIGTLLAVFGVSLIYRGYGSVSSRREYLSAFLTAVFWGFSTIFSRLATLHGDPFFLTVVRNLYVFTLASSIKGSRVVKESFSRKGFILGFLAGGLSFGLGMALFIKALSIGGVQVSALPTLIAPVVGRVFSIIVNEEKPDSSGIIGTFVTVLGLSIGFLKTTF, from the coding sequence ATGCTGCCGATGATTTACGGACTGATCGCCGGGGTGCTCTGGGGGTTTAACCCTGTGGTGATTAAAAAGTATGGGGAAGGCTTAGACACGGTCACTGTTAACGGTGTGAGAGCTTTCTACGCGTTTCTCCTCACGTTGATCATCACTTTCACGATTTCTCCAACGTATCAAGCGGATTTCACAGGGTTGCTGATAATATTTCTAAGCGCCTTATCCGGCCCCTTTCTCGGGGATATTTTCTACGTTAAAGCTATCAGGGGCATAGGCGGCGGGAACGCTATAACCATAGGCTACATGTATGTTTTCGTAGCAGAATTCATCTCCATCTTAATTCTAGGCGAAACCCCTGACTACCACATCCTGATAGGGACCCTGCTAGCGGTTTTCGGCGTGAGCTTGATATACAGGGGTTATGGGAGTGTTTCAAGTAGAAGAGAGTACTTATCGGCTTTTCTCACAGCCGTTTTCTGGGGTTTCAGCACTATTTTCTCAAGGCTTGCCACCCTGCACGGGGATCCCTTCTTCCTAACCGTGGTGAGAAACCTGTATGTTTTCACTCTTGCATCAAGTATTAAGGGGTCGCGGGTTGTTAAGGAATCGTTTTCTCGAAAAGGATTCATCCTTGGCTTTTTAGCTGGAGGTTTAAGCTTTGGACTAGGGATGGCTTTGTTCATTAAAGCTTTAAGCATAGGAGGTGTTCAGGTTTCAGCCCTCCCTACACTCATAGCCCCTGTTGTTGGGAGGGTTTTCTCAATAATAGTTAACGAGGAGAAGCCTGATTCCAGCGGTATAATTGGAACTTTTGTAACTGTTCTTGGATTAAGCATTGGTTTCTTGAAAACTACTTTTTAA
- a CDS encoding RNA-protein complex protein Nop10 — translation MNWLMRKCPRCGRYTLSASKCPVCGSELVVPHPPRFSPEDKYVEYRVKMKKLSGVLKLDEKPYYVPV, via the coding sequence TTGAACTGGTTGATGAGAAAGTGCCCGCGATGCGGTAGATATACTTTATCAGCTTCTAAGTGCCCGGTGTGCGGGTCAGAACTAGTGGTCCCTCACCCGCCGAGGTTCAGCCCGGAGGACAAGTACGTGGAGTACAGGGTTAAGATGAAGAAGCTTAGCGGTGTACTTAAACTAGATGAGAAACCCTACTATGTCCCAGTATAG